A segment of the bacterium genome:
TCCTGGCGGTCAAGTTCAACTGGATCTCCGCCAGCGTGCTGACTCTGTCCAGAGAAGCCAGCGACATGTCCGCCAATTTCTGGCGTGCCTGGTGGGCGTGGCTGATCTGCCTGGTGGTGACGGTGGCGGTGAGCCTGATTACCAAGCCCAAACCGCGTGAGGAGTTGATGGGACTGGTGAAAGGGTTGACCACCATTGAAAAAGAAAAAAATCTGCCGTTCTATAAAAAGCCGGAGGTCATGGCCCTGTTAGCCATTCTGCTGTTTGTCCTATTGAACGTTTATTTCTGGTAGAATTTCCGACTCAAGTCCGTCATTCGATCGTGGGTAAGCGCAAGGAGTTCTGATCATGTCAGAGTCTAAAATGCTCTCCATTTGGTTTTTCGTCGGCCTGATGCTCACAACGTTGGGATTGATCATTACCAGCATGGGCGTATATTTTGTCTTTAATCCCGAAACGACTACGGCCATGGCCTATCTCAATCCCAGCCTATGGTGGGGGTTGGTGATGCTGCTTTCCGGATTGCTCTTTCTAATTCCCTCCTGGCAGAACCATCGTTCCGGTAAATGAAGGCGGACCTGTGGCGGAAAAAACGATCCTGGCAAAATTTCAATCGCATTTTGGCGGAACGCCTGCGGTGTTTGCCGCTCCGGGACGCGTCAATCTGATCGGTGAGCATACGGATTACAATGATGGGTATGTTTTTCCCATGGCCATCAATTTTTACACTCAGGTGGCCGTCGCCCCACGCGATGATCGGAATTTGCAGATATGGTCCGAGAACATGCAGGAGACCATCCTCTTCTCTCTGGACAGCAATCAATCGCGGCGCAATCACTGGAGCGATTATGTGGCCGGCGTTGCCGATGAGCTGGAAAAGCTGGGGGTGGTTTTGCCCGGCGCGGATCTCTACATCGACAGCCAGGTTCCAGTCGGCGCAGGCCTAAGTTCTTCGGCTGCGATCGAAATGGCGACCGCCCTAGCGCTGGCGCATCTGGCAAACGCCTCGCTGGAAAAAAAAGAGTTTGCCTTGTTGGGACAGCGCGCGGAAAACCGCTTCGTCGGTATGAACTGCGGCATTATGGACCAGTTTATTTCCATGCACGCTGAAAGCGGCCATGCGCTGATGCTCGATTGTCGCTCCTTGGATTTCTCTCAGGTTCCGCTGAAATCGGACACGGTGCGCATTGTGGTATGCAATTCCTTGGTCAAGCACGAGTTGGCCTCATCGGAGTATAACAAACGGCGGGCGGAATGCGAGGAGGGAGTGCACCTGCTCCAGGCGCGGCTGCCCGGTATCACCCATCTGCGCGATGTCTCCCTGTCCCAGTTCAACTTTTTGCAATCAGGATTGCCGGACACTGTGGCAAAGAGATGCCGGCATGTGATCAGTGAGAACCAGCGCGTTCTGCAGGCACAGGACTGCCTCGCTGCCGATGATCTGCAGAGTTTCGCCAGGCTGATGAACAAGTCCCATAACAGCTTGAGAGACGACTATGAGGTCAGTTGCGGGGAATTGGACCTGCTGGTGGACCTTGCGCGAGCCCATCCTGCTTGCCTAGGCAGCCGCATGACCGGCGGCGGGTTCGGCGGCTGCACGGTCAATCTGGTCCGTGTGGCTGAGGTGGACGCGTTCATTGAACGAATCCGATCCAGGTACTCTTTCCGCACTGGATTATCTCCGCAGGTATATATCTGCATGCCATCGCGGGGCGCACATCGTGTCGCAACGTCCCCATGACTTATTGCGCCGTACAAGCTGTTTCCCGCGTTCGTGCGAATCATCCATCATTTATCAAAACCTGGAGGCGGTATGAAGAGGATGTTTTTGTTGGGATTGCTCATGGTTGTAGTTTCTTTGACCGGCTGTGCGCTGACCAAGGATTTTACTCTGACCCTGGAACGAACGTTCAATGTAAATTATAACGGAACCAGCTATGCCATGCAGAACGACGTCGACGCCACTGAGGCCAGTTCTGATTTCGAAAAGTATGTCTCTGATCTAGAATCGGTCAAGTTAGAAGAGGTCACTTATTTGGTGTCCAATTTTACCGGGCCGGCGACGCAGAAAATTGTCAGCGCCAAGTTGCAAGTGGGCCCCACCGACGGCTCCGCGCCGACCGATATCGCCAGCATGACCGACGTAGTGCTTTCATCCGTCGCTGGCAAAGAGCAGACGTTGAACACCAGCAATGCAGGCGAGGACGAGCTGGAAGACCTGCTGTTGAAAGGCGATCACAAAGCGCGCATCTATTTTACCGGCACCGCCAATCAGGCGCCGGTGAAATTCACCATCAGGTTCACCGTCAAGTGCAAAGTCAAATACGAGAAAAAGCTGATTTAACTTAATTTTTAGCTAGAATCTTTTCGATCTCATCCATGGTGCGATTCATCACCGCCATGGTCTTTTGAAAGGGTTCAGCCGAGGTCATATCCACGCCTGCTTTTTTGAGCAGGTCGATGGGATATTCCGAACCGCCGGCGGACAGGAAGGCCAGGTACTGACCTACAGCGCCTTTTTCGCCGGCGATTATTTTTTCCGCCAGCGCCGTGGAGGCGGTGAAGGAGGTCGAGTACTGATAGACGTAATAGTTATAATAAAAGTGCGGTATAAAAGCCCACTCCACCCCGTAGAGGTCGTCAATCCAACAGACGCCCAGATCATGCCCGTAGTATTTGCGCACAATGTCCCCATACATGCGGTTGAACACCTCTCCGGTGAGCGGCTCGCCTCTTTCCGCTCGCTGATGAATCGCCAATTCAAACTCTGCGAACTGGGTCTGCCGAAAGACCGTCCCCTTGATGCCATCCAAATGGTTCATTAACAACGAAAGACGTACTTGGTCGTCCTTGATTTTTTTAAGCTGTTGATCGATCAGCAGTGCTTCGTTCAAGGTCGACGCCACCTCAGCGACAAAGATCGAATAGGACGCCGTCGGATACGGCTGCGTTTTATTCGATAGGTAGCTGTGCATGGAATGACCCAATTCATGAGCCAGAGTGGATACATCGTGGTACTGGCCGTTGTAGTTCATCAGGATATAAGGATGTACGTCATATGTATCGCCGTTGCTGTAGGCGCCGGACCGCTTGCCGGTGGTGGGATACACATCCACCCAGCGTTCGGTGAAGGCACGCTCGATGACTTGACCGTACTCTTTACCCAGCGGTTTGAGCGCTTCCTGGATCATGGTCTGGGCCTGTTCGATCGTGTACTCGAGCTCGAGGCCTGGGACCACCGGCACATAGAGGTCGGAGTATTTGAGCTGGTCCACCTTGAGCATTTTCTTACGCAGATTGAGATAGCGGTGAAAGGTGGGCAGATGATCGTTCACGTTCTTGATCAGGTTGAGATAGACGGCCTCTGGGATGTTGTTTTCATCCAGAGAGGCGGCCAGGGTATTGGGATAGTTGCGCGCCCGGCTGTAGAACAGATCCTTCTTGATCTGTCCGTTCAGCGCAGCGCCCAGGCTGCGTTGGAACTTTTCCAGGCTGGTGAAAAAAGCCTGAAAGACCTTTTCCCGGTCCGGACGATTCGCAAGGGCGCGATACCGTTGATAACCGGCCTGGTCCACCAGCACGGTGCTGCCGTCCGAGAGCGTGACCTGGGGGTACGGTAATTCAGCATTGCTGAACAGCGAATAGATGTTGTAAGGGCTTTCGGCCATCAGTCCCGCTTCGGCGATCAGTTTTTCCTCTTTTTCGGACAGTTTGTGTTCGTTGCGCCGGAACAGGTCGAGCAGATACATTCGGTAATCCTTTAAGCC
Coding sequences within it:
- a CDS encoding Na+/galactose cotransporter; this encodes LAVKFNWISASVLTLSREASDMSANFWRAWWAWLICLVVTVAVSLITKPKPREELMGLVKGLTTIEKEKNLPFYKKPEVMALLAILLFVLLNVYFW
- a CDS encoding galactokinase; translated protein: MAEKTILAKFQSHFGGTPAVFAAPGRVNLIGEHTDYNDGYVFPMAINFYTQVAVAPRDDRNLQIWSENMQETILFSLDSNQSRRNHWSDYVAGVADELEKLGVVLPGADLYIDSQVPVGAGLSSSAAIEMATALALAHLANASLEKKEFALLGQRAENRFVGMNCGIMDQFISMHAESGHALMLDCRSLDFSQVPLKSDTVRIVVCNSLVKHELASSEYNKRRAECEEGVHLLQARLPGITHLRDVSLSQFNFLQSGLPDTVAKRCRHVISENQRVLQAQDCLAADDLQSFARLMNKSHNSLRDDYEVSCGELDLLVDLARAHPACLGSRMTGGGFGGCTVNLVRVAEVDAFIERIRSRYSFRTGLSPQVYICMPSRGAHRVATSP
- the pepF gene encoding oligoendopeptidase F gives rise to the protein EEWRKEKEKYAAEIPTLSAFKGKLSTPAGLLQGLKTVSGISKELVRLANYSGMKSDQDTRDAGYTAMRQEMSQIFTDLQTQTAYLEPEILKLGRQTVESMISQEPGLKDYRMYLLDLFRRNEHKLSEKEEKLIAEAGLMAESPYNIYSLFSNAELPYPQVTLSDGSTVLVDQAGYQRYRALANRPDREKVFQAFFTSLEKFQRSLGAALNGQIKKDLFYSRARNYPNTLAASLDENNIPEAVYLNLIKNVNDHLPTFHRYLNLRKKMLKVDQLKYSDLYVPVVPGLELEYTIEQAQTMIQEALKPLGKEYGQVIERAFTERWVDVYPTTGKRSGAYSNGDTYDVHPYILMNYNGQYHDVSTLAHELGHSMHSYLSNKTQPYPTASYSIFVAEVASTLNEALLIDQQLKKIKDDQVRLSLLMNHLDGIKGTVFRQTQFAEFELAIHQRAERGEPLTGEVFNRMYGDIVRKYYGHDLGVCWIDDLYGVEWAFIPHFYYNYYVYQYSTSFTASTALAEKIIAGEKGAVGQYLAFLSAGGSEYPIDLLKKAGVDMTSAEPFQKTMAVMNRTMDEIEKILAKN